The following coding sequences lie in one Corynebacterium humireducens NBRC 106098 = DSM 45392 genomic window:
- a CDS encoding pyruvate kinase codes for MDARLQELITEVDGLIDCLKEVEEQVAPAIGRVAENHRHGAVNLVHYAELRQHDVRAVQGGLASIGATRLSTAEPAVLARLHAARNVLSAYNGEQLKYTGSEVRDAFATADDILEDHALQLLGYSSEETHSRIMVTLPTEAGEDLDLVRGFVEAGMELARINCAHDGPEVWRRMIDNVHTAAREAGREIRIAMDLAGPKVRTGEIEPGPEVGRARVTREDTGVVVTPSKIWLTPADLADDEVPPVPAGLPGRPTLPLRVERDWLEALEIGSEITFHDNRDAKRRFTVTRIEGQGVLLEGRRNAYVSNSTLLETDWTKTRVSGVPPTEQRLRLSIGDTLILTDDQTPAVVAPDVTPRIGCTLPEAVAAIEVGQKVLFDDGSIAARAVDKQVTEQGHHEVRLEVTYAGPEGTKLAAYKGINLPDTVLPLPSLTEEDIEAFRFVAEHGDIANVSFIRDADDVNFVLDTLEQIAQESDDPERVRNLGIVLKIETIPAYEGLCSVLLAGMRHPNLGVMIARGDLAVELGFERMAEVPRLIAQMAEAAHVPVIMATQVLENLAKSGLPTRAEITDAAYALRSEAVMLNKGPHITDAIRILHTLSTKLGRSQRKNRQMLRQISSWMPGNE; via the coding sequence GTGGATGCCAGGCTGCAGGAACTGATCACCGAGGTCGACGGTCTCATCGACTGCCTCAAGGAGGTCGAGGAGCAGGTGGCCCCCGCGATCGGGCGGGTCGCCGAGAACCACCGCCACGGCGCGGTGAACCTCGTCCACTACGCCGAGCTGCGGCAGCACGACGTCCGCGCGGTCCAGGGCGGCCTGGCCTCCATCGGCGCCACCCGCCTGTCGACGGCGGAGCCGGCCGTCCTCGCCCGTCTCCACGCGGCGCGGAACGTGCTCTCCGCCTACAACGGTGAGCAGCTCAAGTACACCGGCAGCGAGGTCCGTGACGCCTTCGCCACCGCCGACGACATCCTCGAGGACCACGCCCTGCAGCTCCTCGGCTACTCCTCCGAGGAGACGCACTCCCGCATCATGGTGACCCTGCCGACGGAGGCAGGCGAGGACCTCGACCTGGTCCGCGGTTTCGTCGAGGCCGGCATGGAGCTGGCCCGCATCAACTGCGCCCACGACGGCCCCGAGGTGTGGAGGCGCATGATCGACAACGTCCACACCGCCGCCCGCGAGGCCGGCCGGGAGATCAGGATCGCCATGGACCTGGCGGGCCCGAAGGTCCGCACCGGGGAGATCGAGCCGGGCCCGGAGGTCGGCCGCGCCCGCGTCACCCGCGAGGACACCGGCGTGGTGGTCACCCCGTCGAAGATCTGGCTCACCCCCGCCGACCTGGCCGACGACGAGGTCCCGCCGGTCCCCGCCGGACTGCCGGGCCGCCCGACGCTGCCGCTGCGCGTCGAGCGTGACTGGCTGGAGGCCCTGGAGATCGGCTCCGAGATCACCTTCCACGACAACCGCGACGCGAAGCGCCGGTTCACCGTCACCCGCATCGAGGGGCAGGGGGTGCTGCTGGAGGGGCGTCGCAACGCCTACGTCTCCAACTCCACCCTCCTCGAGACCGACTGGACCAAGACCCGCGTCTCCGGCGTCCCGCCGACCGAGCAGCGCCTGCGTCTGAGCATCGGAGACACGCTCATCCTCACCGACGACCAGACCCCCGCCGTCGTCGCCCCGGACGTCACCCCGCGCATCGGCTGCACGCTGCCGGAGGCCGTCGCCGCCATCGAGGTCGGGCAGAAGGTGCTTTTCGACGACGGCTCGATCGCCGCCCGCGCCGTCGACAAGCAGGTCACGGAGCAGGGCCACCACGAGGTGCGCCTCGAGGTGACCTACGCCGGGCCGGAGGGCACCAAGCTCGCCGCGTACAAGGGCATCAACCTGCCGGACACCGTCCTGCCGCTGCCGAGCCTCACCGAGGAGGACATCGAGGCGTTCCGCTTCGTGGCCGAGCACGGTGACATCGCGAACGTCTCCTTCATTCGCGACGCCGACGACGTCAACTTCGTGCTCGACACCCTCGAGCAGATCGCGCAGGAGTCCGACGACCCGGAGCGCGTCCGCAACCTCGGCATCGTGCTCAAGATCGAGACGATCCCCGCCTACGAGGGCCTGTGCAGCGTCCTGCTCGCCGGCATGCGCCACCCCAACCTCGGAGTCATGATCGCCCGCGGCGACCTGGCCGTCGAGCTCGGCTTCGAGCGCATGGCCGAGGTCCCGCGCCTCATCGCCCAGATGGCGGAGGCCGCCCACGTGCCCGTCATCATGGCCACCCAGGTGCTCGAGAACCTGGCCAAGTCCGGCCTGCCGACCCGCGCCGAGATCACCGACGCCGCGTACGCCCTGCGCTCCGAGGCCGTGATGCTCAACAAGGGCCCGCACATCACCGACGCGATCCGCATCCTCCACACCCTGTCGACCAAGCTCGGCCGTTCCCAGCGCAAGAACCGCCAGATGCTCCGCCAGATCTCGAGCTGGATGCCCGGGAATGAGTAG
- a CDS encoding class C sortase, which produces MVTHTLEHRRKAEKPKDQGRKSRLVSLVLLILSLLLMAYPVVATVWNDYQNVKVAQQYDEELAKSPDTLAGIRQQAEDYNVRLDAAGHHFRPEDPADPEYQDYLSQMLTSESSSIMSRLIIPDIGVDLPVYHGTTDKVLYRGAGHMYGSDLPIGGESNTAAITAHTGMVNASMFDNLYKLKEGQPVYISVLGEKLRYRMTGSEIVKPDDYDAVTYEDGVDKVVLITCTPYGINSDRLLVTAVRDHSPLTDDEADKGWQLQLSWWMKLDLALMAIIVAIALWSALRRRRRLKEEAEAAAEVAAE; this is translated from the coding sequence ATGGTCACCCACACCCTGGAACACCGCCGGAAGGCGGAGAAGCCTAAGGACCAGGGGCGGAAATCCCGCCTCGTGTCCCTGGTGCTGCTCATCCTGAGCCTGCTGCTCATGGCCTACCCGGTGGTGGCCACGGTGTGGAATGACTACCAGAACGTCAAGGTCGCCCAGCAGTACGACGAGGAGCTGGCGAAGTCCCCGGACACGCTGGCCGGCATCCGGCAGCAGGCTGAGGACTACAACGTCCGACTCGACGCCGCCGGGCACCACTTCCGCCCGGAGGACCCCGCCGACCCGGAGTACCAGGACTACCTGTCCCAGATGCTCACGTCGGAGAGCAGCTCCATCATGTCCCGTCTGATCATCCCGGACATCGGTGTGGACCTGCCCGTCTACCACGGCACGACCGACAAGGTCCTCTACCGCGGTGCCGGCCACATGTACGGCAGTGACCTGCCCATCGGAGGAGAGAGCAACACCGCCGCCATCACCGCCCACACGGGCATGGTCAACGCGAGCATGTTCGACAACCTCTACAAGCTGAAGGAGGGGCAGCCCGTCTACATCAGTGTCCTCGGTGAGAAGCTGCGCTACCGGATGACCGGCTCCGAGATCGTCAAGCCGGACGACTACGACGCAGTGACCTACGAAGACGGTGTGGACAAGGTCGTCCTGATCACCTGCACCCCCTACGGCATCAACTCCGACCGCCTGCTGGTCACCGCCGTCCGTGACCACTCCCCGCTCACGGACGACGAGGCCGACAAGGGCTGGCAGCTCCAGCTGTCCTGGTGGATGAAGCTGGACCTGGCACTCATGGCCATCATCGTCGCCATCGCCCTGTGGTCGGCGCTGCGCCGCCGCAGGAGGCTCAAGGAGGAGGCCGAGGCCGCGGCCGAGGTCGCCGCCGAGTAG
- a CDS encoding glycerophosphodiester phosphodiesterase family protein: MTAAPRIIAHRGYSAKYPELTPVAFERALELPVHGIECDVRLSLDGEVVVLHDPLIDRVADGSGRVSRMTVDALRDHNYGTAELPQDMLTLPELLEMVEPTDKHLYIETKHPSRYGPMVEEQVVRVLRHHGMERDERIHVISFAASAIVRMRRLAPHIDRIHLRRKYERWANPLDVHPGRPTGLGLSLLRAKMRPSLIGRQGLPTYMWTVNDPEDMLWACEQGVDMIATDEVSLALQVLGASG; encoded by the coding sequence ATGACCGCCGCACCCAGGATCATCGCCCACCGCGGTTACTCCGCGAAGTACCCCGAGTTGACGCCCGTCGCCTTCGAGCGGGCGCTGGAACTGCCCGTCCACGGCATCGAGTGCGATGTACGCCTCAGCCTCGACGGGGAGGTGGTGGTGTTGCATGACCCGCTCATCGACCGCGTCGCGGACGGCTCCGGGCGGGTCTCCCGCATGACGGTGGACGCCCTGCGTGACCACAACTACGGCACCGCCGAGCTGCCGCAGGACATGCTCACCCTCCCGGAGCTGCTGGAGATGGTGGAGCCGACGGACAAGCACCTCTACATCGAGACCAAGCACCCCTCCCGCTACGGCCCGATGGTCGAGGAACAGGTCGTGCGCGTGCTGCGGCACCACGGCATGGAACGGGACGAACGTATCCACGTCATCTCCTTCGCCGCCAGCGCCATCGTGCGCATGCGCCGCCTTGCACCCCACATCGACCGCATCCACCTGCGCCGCAAGTACGAGCGCTGGGCCAACCCCCTGGACGTCCACCCGGGCAGGCCGACCGGGCTGGGGCTGTCGCTGCTGCGGGCGAAGATGAGACCCTCCCTCATCGGCAGGCAGGGGCTGCCCACCTACATGTGGACCGTCAACGACCCCGAGGACATGCTCTGGGCCTGCGAACAGGGCGTGGACATGATCGCCACGGACGAGGTCTCCCTGGCGTTGCAGGTGTTGGGCGCGTCCGGCTAG
- a CDS encoding LCP family protein: MDDREHRRRQHPRPLGHSSDPRDSEDFVLGRDGKPLVDRYGRPVRRRSPQRPPRREPQRPPRREAPSPAERPQQYIPPRQKAPRRQVAPPPPAAPRPRRRRARSTGGPLRKLGWLVAVVLVLALSLTLWADAQLNRVQALPEQRVANTAGTNWLLVGSDSRQGMSEEDAERLGTGGDIGVGRTDTIMLLHIPNGGQARLVSLPRDSYVTIPGYGDDKINAAFTYGGPQLLTATVENATGLRIDHYAEIGMGGLANVVDAIGGVELCPAEPINDPLARLDIQAGCQTMDGPTALGYVRTRATPMGDLDRVDRQREFFAALIDEATAPNTLLNPLEFFPLVTSTANSFTVGRGDHVWNLARVGLAMRSGVQTETVPVGGFADTAVGNVVLWEPGATAALWESMR; encoded by the coding sequence ATGGATGATCGCGAACACCGCAGGCGGCAGCACCCCCGCCCGCTCGGCCATTCCTCCGACCCCCGCGACTCCGAAGACTTCGTCCTCGGCCGCGACGGCAAGCCCCTCGTCGACCGCTACGGGCGCCCCGTGCGCCGCCGCTCCCCGCAGCGGCCACCGCGACGGGAACCGCAACGACCGCCGCGTCGAGAAGCACCCTCCCCGGCGGAACGCCCGCAGCAGTACATCCCGCCCCGCCAGAAGGCACCGCGCCGGCAGGTCGCCCCGCCGCCCCCGGCCGCACCGCGCCCCCGCCGCCGCCGGGCCCGGTCCACGGGGGGCCCGCTGCGGAAGCTCGGCTGGCTCGTCGCCGTCGTCCTGGTGCTGGCACTGTCGCTGACGCTGTGGGCCGACGCCCAGCTCAACCGCGTCCAGGCACTGCCCGAGCAGCGGGTGGCCAACACGGCGGGCACCAACTGGCTGCTCGTCGGCTCCGACTCCCGCCAGGGAATGAGCGAGGAGGACGCCGAACGCCTCGGCACCGGCGGCGACATCGGCGTCGGACGCACCGACACGATCATGCTGCTGCACATCCCCAACGGCGGGCAGGCGCGTCTGGTGTCCCTGCCGCGTGACTCCTACGTCACCATCCCCGGCTACGGCGACGACAAGATCAACGCCGCCTTCACGTACGGCGGACCGCAGCTCCTGACGGCCACCGTCGAGAACGCCACCGGCCTGCGCATCGACCACTACGCCGAGATCGGCATGGGCGGACTGGCCAACGTCGTCGACGCCATCGGCGGCGTCGAGCTGTGTCCCGCCGAACCCATCAACGACCCCCTGGCCCGCCTGGACATCCAGGCCGGCTGCCAGACCATGGACGGCCCCACCGCCCTCGGCTACGTGCGCACCCGCGCCACCCCGATGGGCGACCTCGACCGCGTCGACCGGCAGCGGGAGTTCTTCGCCGCGCTCATCGACGAGGCCACCGCCCCCAACACCCTGCTCAACCCGCTGGAGTTCTTCCCCCTGGTGACCAGCACGGCGAACTCCTTCACCGTGGGCCGGGGCGACCACGTGTGGAACCTCGCCCGCGTGGGCCTGGCCATGCGCAGCGGCGTGCAGACCGAGACGGTGCCCGTCGGCGGTTTCGCGGACACCGCGGTGGGCAACGTCGTGCTGTGGGAGCCGGGTGCCACGGCGGCGCTGTGGGAGTCGATGCGGTAG
- a CDS encoding DUF5926 family protein, with protein MAKKNKKNENLPEGMSRRQAKLAARAAERAALEKDARPFGGIGGEADLIALQEFVPAATAKVAVAGTDRDVYIATVLPGGAAALVREDGNEAFVALQTRIPSQNPGRDLAYALAWVRDAAAGATLEQGVADGSQPALSELIAADAQLEIAEYQDFNWWMPEGTQLDPVTAQALQQANDAVVESHRVDTEIPGAVWWVNPGGGKAHIRWVRPDDNEDGLLNALARVAARGELNLGEGTKFAGVFRTHGIIVPVFDLDPTVAHDAYGAELTRVSEAVAAEVANEEQLTADERKQLQNIKSRQVTIR; from the coding sequence ATGGCCAAGAAGAACAAGAAGAACGAGAACCTGCCCGAGGGCATGAGCCGTCGTCAGGCGAAGCTCGCTGCCCGCGCCGCCGAGCGCGCCGCCCTGGAGAAGGACGCCCGCCCCTTCGGAGGCATCGGCGGTGAGGCCGACCTCATCGCCCTGCAGGAGTTCGTCCCCGCCGCGACCGCCAAGGTGGCTGTCGCCGGCACCGACCGTGACGTCTACATCGCGACCGTCCTGCCCGGCGGGGCCGCCGCCCTGGTCCGCGAGGACGGCAACGAGGCCTTCGTAGCCCTGCAGACCCGCATCCCCTCCCAGAACCCGGGCCGCGACCTGGCCTACGCCCTGGCGTGGGTCCGTGACGCCGCCGCCGGCGCCACCCTCGAGCAGGGCGTGGCCGACGGTTCCCAGCCCGCGCTGAGCGAGCTCATCGCCGCCGACGCACAGCTGGAGATCGCCGAGTACCAGGACTTCAACTGGTGGATGCCGGAGGGCACCCAGCTGGACCCGGTCACCGCGCAGGCCCTGCAGCAGGCCAACGACGCCGTCGTGGAGTCCCACCGCGTCGACACCGAGATCCCCGGCGCCGTCTGGTGGGTCAACCCCGGTGGCGGCAAGGCCCACATCCGGTGGGTCCGCCCCGACGACAACGAGGACGGCCTGCTCAACGCACTGGCCCGCGTCGCCGCCCGTGGTGAGCTCAACCTCGGTGAGGGCACGAAGTTCGCCGGTGTGTTCCGCACCCACGGCATCATCGTCCCGGTCTTCGACCTCGACCCGACCGTCGCCCACGACGCCTACGGCGCCGAGCTGACCCGCGTCTCCGAGGCCGTCGCCGCCGAGGTGGCCAACGAGGAGCAGCTCACCGCCGACGAGCGCAAGCAGCTGCAGAACATCAAGTCCCGTCAGGTGACCATCCGCTAG